From Oryzias latipes chromosome 18, ASM223467v1:
tctttacgctttggcttaacacagagttccaacgcacaaagtttcggaaaggacacaacatcactcaggtctatgtcactgttattcttctcatttgtagtAAGAGTGGGCTGAGATCAGGTAAGATCAGACTGTGGAGTTAGTGTTGCTGCAGCTGTGTGCAGATGGATGAAATGCTTTGTCTCTGTGTTGAGGTGGATCAGTGATCCTGCAGAGTCCTGTCCTCCCTGTGATGGAGGGTCATGACCTCACTCtgagctgtcaatcacagaCCCCTCCCTCCAAGCCCTCAGCTGCTTTCTATAAAGATGGCTCCCTCATCAGGACTGAGCCtacaggtcacatgaccctcCAGCATGTTTCCAGGTCTGATGAAGGTCTCTACAAGTGTCACATCAGCGCTCATGGAGAGTCTCCATCCAGCTGGATCTCTGTCTCAGGTGAGGAGCTTCACTGTCATCTCACCATGGATTTCCTCCATGCAGTCACCTGACCAGGTGGGATTCTGTCTGCAGAGAAACCCAGGACCACCGGAGTCCCGCCCAACACAGAAGTCCCTCCCACCACAGGAACCCCTTCCACCACAGAAGTCCCTCCCACCATAGGAACCCCTTCCACCACAGAAGTCCCTCCCACCATAGGAACCCCGCCCACCACAGAAGTCCCTCCCACCATAGGAACCCCGTCCACCATAGAAGTCCCACCCACCACAGAAACCCCGCCCACCacagaagccccgccccctgcaTTAGGTCTTGAGTTGAGAGTCCTGCTCCACCTGCTGGTGATCAGTCCGTTCTTCATCTCCACTCTCCTTCTGGTGTCTTTATGTCCACAAAGAGCCTCAGGTAacagaaatcaatcaatcacatTTGATCAATCATCTTCAGTTTCTAAACTGTTCTGTCTGCAGGAAGTGACCCGTCTGTCTCCATGGTGATGACCCAGCACTCACATGCTGAGCAGGGATTGGCTGAAGacgatgatgacatcatcacatcTGGAACCACAGAGCATCAATTCTGAACAGAGAGTCTCTTTTGGTTTCAGAAACTTTAAGataattttcacttttttatttttgtaattttcttgaatttgtttaaaatgtctaaatgtttttgtttgatttaaaatcttgtgtttgtgtgttgaatACAATAAATCTAAATTTCAAAGTAAATTCTTCAGTTAGTCTTTTTAGTCACTTTTCTAAACGTATCTGGAATAGAATCATATTTTTATTCAGTGTTTCTGCAGACATCCAGATGaaagtgttttcatttccaTCATTCCATAATAACATCCAGCTGTCATCCGGGTCACTGTctgattgatttcttttttttttacatcaattgGACTTTCAGCTCCTAAACCCACAGAACCAGATTTCAGAACCAGAAAACTGTGGAGAATCTGTCTAAATTCTGCAGGACATGAATGTTTGAAACAGTTTCACCAACTGATCATCAAAGCAGCTGCAGGTTCCCCTCATGTCCTTCAACTGGTTCAGTCTGGTTCTGGATGGTTCTATCAGACCTTCACTGACCCCCCCAGAGTCTGGCTGAACCACTAAAGTTCCTCTCTAAGGAGGCGGTTCCCAGAGCGCCGTGTCCGAGCAGAACCACAGAACGAGAAAACGTTCTGGAGGAGATGCAGCCGCTGAAGAGACGACGTGGACTTCAGAGGATCATCTAAAGGATTCCAGAACCTGCAGGAACCAGGAGGAACCAGCTTCAGAACCACATTCAGGAGACGGGCTCCAACTGTCCGGTTCCTCGGGTTAAATCACTTCTGAACCCGGACCAACGGAGGAAAGAACTCACCTGGACGAAGATTGTTGGTCAGAGGTCCAAAGTCCTGGTTCTGATGAAAGGAAAGTCTTTCATTTGGAATCAAGGTCCAAGTGTTTGAGGAAGACCGGTGAGGAGCTGTGACAGAATGGCAGAAGCAGCTGTGCTGGGTCGTGGTTTGTTTGGAGTTAAAGggttttactgtattttcacaGTCTATGTTCTCAATCCCAAACtccatcctcctctcctctcctctgcttGTATAGCCTTGCCCTAATTGGTTCAAACTATTACAGAAGGAATCCAGGAGTTGACAATTAAACAGCCTTTCAGAAATGGTTTCAGTTGGacattcaaaatggctgccaagcagCTGAAACATGTATCCAAACATGCCCTGGTGAGCAAGTTGGTAAGCAGAAAAACAGGTAAACTTAGTTGGACACAAGTAGACACACAAGCAACAAATGCCACTTTGTTACCCCCCCCAAACAAGCCATAACAGTTCTAACCTTTGCTGTCCTTGACAAACAACCTGCAACAACATTACAACAGCCAGGTTTACAATGTACTGTCAAATCATAAGGTTGCAATGAAAGGTACCACCCAGCAAGGTGTGTATTGGAATCTCTCATGCAGTTCAGCCATTGCTGGGGACGATGATCTGTCTCCAGGATGAAGAGGCGTCCAAGCAGACAAAAGCAGAAAGAGTCAAAGACTCACTTCCTGGTTAGACATTCCTTCTCCACTGTGGAATATTTCAGTTCTCTGTCCTCATTGACCTCTTGAAGAAGAAACTAGGGCTGACACCTGAGGCATCCGTCTGCAGGATGAGTGGTTTGCTGTATCACACTGTCTCCAACACGTCTGTGGATCTGCTGATTGTTTGCTTTATTCGTACTAAAGAAGAACATGAGATTTTTCCAGTTCAATTCCCTCCATTTCAGTGATGAGGTAGAAGATTGAGTTGCTGCACATGTTGAAAACCATTCTTTCTCTGAAATAGTGATGGACATTTCCTTTTCCCACTTttctttaacatataaaattgtgtttttctgacatgAAATGAGGCTGTTGTACAGTTAATTTCTGGTTGCAATACTGGCACCAACCGCTCAGGGATGCCATAACTCCGTTGTCGAGTGGGGGCATCCTCCTTCAGTCAGATCTTATGCTGGACCAGTGATGTGAAGCCTGGACTTTCCTGAAACAGCTGTGGATCTTAGAACGGTCTGATTGTTTCATGTTTATGAGAAGACAGATTAGAGAGGTTAACTGAAGAAATAGTCATCCTTCACTGACCGATAAAGAACTGCTGTGGTACTGTCCCCTGGTTGCTGTGAAACACTTTCAAGAGATTGACATGACAGAGCTAATGATGCTTTTGTCTTTCAGGCATGAACAGTTCATAGGTCACATTACTACACTTTTCTGGTGATCTCATAAGGTCCATGCCACTTTGTCAGAACTTTGTTTCACTGGTTGGGAGCAACAGGAACACCTTTTGGCCTGGAGTGAAGGTTCGGTCATGTGCTTTTTTGTCATACCAGGTGCTTTGGTGTTTCTGTGCAGCTTTCATGTTGTCCTGCACCAATGCCGCCATTTCCTCCAGTCGCTCTCTCATTTTCACCACAACATTTTCTCCTTGCAGCCTGAGATTCTCCCAGTAGTCCTTCAGGAGATCCAAAGGACCTCTGATCTGGTGACCCTACAGCAGCCCAAAAGGTGAAAAGCCTGTGGATGCCTGTGGAACTGCATGACACGGAAACAGAAAATAGGGC
This genomic window contains:
- the LOC101161512 gene encoding uncharacterized protein LOC101161512, translating into MSCSCRMEGTSVQMLLALSSLLCCTTNQIGLTVSPSRSQFFEGESVTLKCEDHSSAGWTLRRKSLAGDITDCSEWAKLRSSFCFISYIHPLDSGVYWCESRGGGASSISVNISVSGGSVILQSPVLPVMEGHDLTLSCQSQTPPSKPSAAFYKDGSLIRTEPTGHMTLQHVSRSDEGLYKCHISAHGESPSSWISVSEKPRTTGVPPNTEVPPTTGTPSTTEVPPTIGTPSTTEVPPTIGTPPTTEVPPTIGTPSTIEVPPTTETPPTTEAPPPALGLELRVLLHLLVISPFFISTLLLVSLCPQRASGSDPSVSMVMTQHSHAEQGLAEDDDDIITSGTTEHQF